A region from the Mercenaria mercenaria strain notata chromosome 7, MADL_Memer_1, whole genome shotgun sequence genome encodes:
- the LOC128558787 gene encoding uncharacterized protein LOC128558787 — protein sequence MIKSWINHLKQNVNCLVRSSENLSEIYNDKCNREYIFVSILVLSALLIGSLVFLVGYFRLQEVHHILPLLSKGNVQTLSVFCEDLSLSSDEDFDTFEAKMSRPAVYVNSDGKYICENRNFTATVLKSVERQSRFRQAEGKDGRQFLSCGNENLARKSGDLTVTFTRISRHQKYTGDGLNVVLHWDKHIRHSYIDPLIHYHNGEITIPEGRTYFVYLSAHFNISRGFTSTVKGRRFTLRICRKVYGYEQTILGKTELFYFGRKAVISSLNIASPLKLNRNDKIYVKVSNANMLIPYSSGTSFGLFPL from the exons ATGATCAAGTCGTGGATAAATCATCTTAAACAGAATGTAAACTGTTTGGTGCGCTCTTCAGAGAATCTTTCGGAGATATATAATGATAAATGCAATagagaatatatatttgtttcgatATTGGTGTTGTCCGCTCTCCTGATTGGAAGTTTAGTATTCCTTGTTGGTTACTTTCGTCTACAAGAAGTTCATCACATTTTACCTTTGCTTTCAAAAGGGAACGTTCAGACTTTGTCAGTATTCTGTGAAGATCTCTCGTTAAGTTCTGATGAAGACTTTGATACTTTTGAAGCAAAGATGAGTCGACCGGCAGTCTACGTAAACAGCGATGGGAAGTATATCTGTGAAAACAGGAATTTTACTGCTACCGTTTTAAAG AGTGTTGAAAGGCAGTCAAGATTTCGACAGGCTGAAG gTAAAGATGGACGTCAGTTCCTCTCTTGCGGAAACGAGAACTTAGCCAGAAAATCTGGGGATCTCACAGTCACTTTTACCAGGATATCTCGCCATCAAAAATATACAg GTGATGGTTTGAATGTTGTGCTTCACTGGGACAAGCACATAAGACATTCATACATCGATCCATTAATTCATTACCACAACGGTGAGATAACCATTCCCGAGGGCCgtacatattttgtttatttatcggCCCATTTCAATATTAGCAGAGGCTTTACGAGTACAGTCAAAGGTCGTAGATTTACACTACGAATTTGTAGAAAAGTGTATGGCTACGAACAGACAATATTGGGTAAAACAGAATTATTTTACTTTGGTAGAAAAGCCGTCATTTCTAGTTTAAACATAGCAAGTCCTTTAAAACTGAAcagaaatgacaaaatatatgtaaaagtgTCAAACGCAAATATGTTGATCCCTTACTCTAGTGGTACGTCGTTTGGATTGTTTCCACTTTAG